The Manihot esculenta cultivar AM560-2 chromosome 1, M.esculenta_v8, whole genome shotgun sequence genome has a window encoding:
- the LOC110623205 gene encoding remorin 1.4 isoform X1 has protein sequence MEYLIRQTNRARFSGQQSIAGPGSSSSRDRRIPPQKTPSIKEDKKRPQNWFRRQTAWQMNRDLDLNEIERATAIAAAAYAISSLEESSIPEQKKISKGTETSLPGTKSRKKGEDSMRIPEIQDEKTPAKVVRPTPSMKKTPTFPEKPALPMKKIPTFAEEQLSRTDEIQPQSPKPKPDMPAKKPEAAVSKPDQAATTKPAASPAKFDRQTSIRPVIGGTKADTWESAELAKIKKKYEEMEARILSWESKRKAKSRRRLDRTESEVEKTRLKALEKFRSEVVDINEIAEGARSKAMENRRNEELKAKDKANKIRVTGKVPTACFCF, from the exons ATGGAGTATTTGATCAGGCAAACTAACAG GGCGAGATTTTCAGGACAACAAAGCATAGCAGGCCctggcagcagcagcagcagagaTAGAAGAATACCTCCCCAGAAAACACCATCCATCAAAGAAG ACAAAAAGAGACCTCAGAACTGGTTCCGGAGACAAACTGCTTGGCAGATGAATCGAGATTTAGACTTAAATGAAATAGAGCGAGCAACTGCAATAGCAGCTGCTGCATATGCTATTTCATCATTGGAAGAATCCAGCATTCCAGAGCAGAAAAAGATCAGCAAGGGCACTGAAACTTCTTTGCCTGGAACTAAAAGCAGAAAAAAAG GTGAAGATTCAATGAGAATTCCAGAAATCCAGGATGAAAAAACACCAGCAAAGGTTGTTCGTCCTACTCCATCAATGAAAAAGACTCCAACTTTTCCTGAAAAGCCTGCTCTGCCGATGAAAAAAATTCCAACTTTTGCTGAAGAACAGTTGAGCAGAACTGATGAAATACAGCCTCAAAGCCCAAAGCCAAAACCTGATATGCCTGCCAAAAAACCTGAAGCGGCAGTGTCAAAACCTGATCAGGCTGCCACTACTAAACCTGCAGCTTCCCCGGCGAAATTCGACAGGCAGACTTCAATAAGACCTGTAATCGGAGGAACAAAAGCAGATACCTGGGAAAGTGCTGAGCTGGCCAAGATAAAAAAGAA GTACGAGGAAATGGAAGCCAGAATACTTTCCTGGGAGAGCAAAAGAAAGGCAAAATCCAGACGTCGACTGGACAGAACAGAG AGTGAAGTGGAGAAGACGAGGTTAAAAGCCTTGGAAAAATTTCGCAGTGAGGTAGTTGACATCAATGAGATTGCTGAAGGAGCAAGATCAAAGGCAATGGAAAATAGAAGAAATGAAGAGTTGAAAGCAAAAGATAAGGCAAATAAAATTAGAGTAACAGGAAAAGTTCCTACTGCATGTTTCTGCTTCTGA
- the LOC110623205 gene encoding remorin 1.4 isoform X3 codes for MNRDLDLNEIERATAIAAAAYAISSLEESSIPEQKKISKGTETSLPGTKSRKKGEDSMRIPEIQDEKTPAKVVRPTPSMKKTPTFPEKPALPMKKIPTFAEEQLSRTDEIQPQSPKPKPDMPAKKPEAAVSKPDQAATTKPAASPAKFDRQTSIRPVIGGTKADTWESAELAKIKKKYEEMEARILSWESKRKAKSRRRLDRTESEVEKTRLKALEKFRSEVVDINEIAEGARSKAMENRRNEELKAKDKANKIRVTGKVPTACFCF; via the exons ATGAATCGAGATTTAGACTTAAATGAAATAGAGCGAGCAACTGCAATAGCAGCTGCTGCATATGCTATTTCATCATTGGAAGAATCCAGCATTCCAGAGCAGAAAAAGATCAGCAAGGGCACTGAAACTTCTTTGCCTGGAACTAAAAGCAGAAAAAAAG GTGAAGATTCAATGAGAATTCCAGAAATCCAGGATGAAAAAACACCAGCAAAGGTTGTTCGTCCTACTCCATCAATGAAAAAGACTCCAACTTTTCCTGAAAAGCCTGCTCTGCCGATGAAAAAAATTCCAACTTTTGCTGAAGAACAGTTGAGCAGAACTGATGAAATACAGCCTCAAAGCCCAAAGCCAAAACCTGATATGCCTGCCAAAAAACCTGAAGCGGCAGTGTCAAAACCTGATCAGGCTGCCACTACTAAACCTGCAGCTTCCCCGGCGAAATTCGACAGGCAGACTTCAATAAGACCTGTAATCGGAGGAACAAAAGCAGATACCTGGGAAAGTGCTGAGCTGGCCAAGATAAAAAAGAA GTACGAGGAAATGGAAGCCAGAATACTTTCCTGGGAGAGCAAAAGAAAGGCAAAATCCAGACGTCGACTGGACAGAACAGAG AGTGAAGTGGAGAAGACGAGGTTAAAAGCCTTGGAAAAATTTCGCAGTGAGGTAGTTGACATCAATGAGATTGCTGAAGGAGCAAGATCAAAGGCAATGGAAAATAGAAGAAATGAAGAGTTGAAAGCAAAAGATAAGGCAAATAAAATTAGAGTAACAGGAAAAGTTCCTACTGCATGTTTCTGCTTCTGA
- the LOC110623205 gene encoding remorin 1.4 isoform X2: MEYLIRQTNRARFSGQQSIAGPGSSSSRDRRIPPQKTPSIKEDKKRPQNWFRRQTAWQMNRDLDLNEIERATAIAAAAYAISSLEESSIPEQKKISKGTETSLPGTKSRKKDSMRIPEIQDEKTPAKVVRPTPSMKKTPTFPEKPALPMKKIPTFAEEQLSRTDEIQPQSPKPKPDMPAKKPEAAVSKPDQAATTKPAASPAKFDRQTSIRPVIGGTKADTWESAELAKIKKKYEEMEARILSWESKRKAKSRRRLDRTESEVEKTRLKALEKFRSEVVDINEIAEGARSKAMENRRNEELKAKDKANKIRVTGKVPTACFCF; the protein is encoded by the exons ATGGAGTATTTGATCAGGCAAACTAACAG GGCGAGATTTTCAGGACAACAAAGCATAGCAGGCCctggcagcagcagcagcagagaTAGAAGAATACCTCCCCAGAAAACACCATCCATCAAAGAAG ACAAAAAGAGACCTCAGAACTGGTTCCGGAGACAAACTGCTTGGCAGATGAATCGAGATTTAGACTTAAATGAAATAGAGCGAGCAACTGCAATAGCAGCTGCTGCATATGCTATTTCATCATTGGAAGAATCCAGCATTCCAGAGCAGAAAAAGATCAGCAAGGGCACTGAAACTTCTTTGCCTGGAACTAAAAGCAGAAAAAAAG ATTCAATGAGAATTCCAGAAATCCAGGATGAAAAAACACCAGCAAAGGTTGTTCGTCCTACTCCATCAATGAAAAAGACTCCAACTTTTCCTGAAAAGCCTGCTCTGCCGATGAAAAAAATTCCAACTTTTGCTGAAGAACAGTTGAGCAGAACTGATGAAATACAGCCTCAAAGCCCAAAGCCAAAACCTGATATGCCTGCCAAAAAACCTGAAGCGGCAGTGTCAAAACCTGATCAGGCTGCCACTACTAAACCTGCAGCTTCCCCGGCGAAATTCGACAGGCAGACTTCAATAAGACCTGTAATCGGAGGAACAAAAGCAGATACCTGGGAAAGTGCTGAGCTGGCCAAGATAAAAAAGAA GTACGAGGAAATGGAAGCCAGAATACTTTCCTGGGAGAGCAAAAGAAAGGCAAAATCCAGACGTCGACTGGACAGAACAGAG AGTGAAGTGGAGAAGACGAGGTTAAAAGCCTTGGAAAAATTTCGCAGTGAGGTAGTTGACATCAATGAGATTGCTGAAGGAGCAAGATCAAAGGCAATGGAAAATAGAAGAAATGAAGAGTTGAAAGCAAAAGATAAGGCAAATAAAATTAGAGTAACAGGAAAAGTTCCTACTGCATGTTTCTGCTTCTGA